A genome region from Cutaneotrichosporon cavernicola HIS019 DNA, chromosome: 5 includes the following:
- the VAC8 gene encoding uncharacterized protein (Armadillo/beta-catenin-like repeats): MGGVCSSCCGQRRKNNYEPLLLENEREAVADLLQYLENRSTTNFFTGSPLAALTTLSFSDNVDLQRSAALAFAEITEKDVREVGRDTLDPVLYLLTSHDSEVQRAASAALGNLAVNAENKLLIVSLGGLEPLIRQMLSPNVEVQCNAVGCVTNLATHDENKTPIAKSGALVPLTRLAKSKDMRVQRNATGALLNMTHSDENRQQLVNAGAIPVLVSLLNSPDTDVQYYCTTALSNIAVDAANRKKLAATEPKLVQSLVALMDSQSLKVQCQAALALRNLASDEKYQVDIVKADGLKPLLRLLHSSYLPLVLSAAACVRNVSIHPANESPIIEAGFLQPLIGLLSFDENEEVQCHAISTLRNLAASSESNKGAIVEAGAVDRIQELVLQVPLAVQSEMTACVAVLALSDNLKPQLLEMGICEVLIPLTSSPSVEVQGNSAAALGNLSSKAAEDYAPFNAVWNKPDGGLHAYLVRFLSSADTTFQHIAVWTIVQLLEAKDPQLTNNIRNSTILVSSIRQLAESAPSPSHGARGGHISDDDYNEDGMFEDGEGEIYGLAKRILELIDESDGAGGRDGQFNGEESAGEHTEDHAALRASVHQALRGQ, from the exons ATGGGTGGTGTCTGCAGCTCATGCTGTGGCCAGCGGCGCAAGAACAACTATGAgcctcttctccttgagAATGAGCGCGAAGCCGTAgccgacctcctccaaTACCTCGAGA ACCGCAGCACGACCAACTTCTTCACTGGGTCCCCTCTCGCAGCTCTCACGACACTTTCATTCTCCGACAACGTCGACCTGCAGCGCTCGGCCGCACTTGCGTTTGCGGAGATTACTGAAAAGGATGTGCGCGAAGTTGGACGCGACACTCTCGACCCCGTTCTCTACCTTCTCACCAGCCACGACAGTGAGGTtcagcgcgccgccagcgctgCTCTTGGAAACCTTGCAGTCAATG CTGAGAACAAGCTCCTCATTGTTtcgctcggcggcctcgagcccCTGATCCGTCAGATGCTGAGCCCCAATGTCGAGGTTCAATGCAACGCGGTCGGATGTGTGACCAACCTGGCAACTCATG ATGAGAACAAGACTCCTATCGCCAAGTCTGGTGCCCTTGTCCCTCTGACGCGTTTGGCAAAGTCAAAGGACATGCGTGTCCAGCGTAATGCTACTGGGGCTCTTCTCAACATGACTCACTCTG ACGAAAACCggcagcagctcgtcaacgctGGCGCCATTCCTGTTCTTGTGTCTCTTCTCAACAGCCCCGACACCGACGTCCAGTACTACTGCACCACGGCCCTGAGCAACATTGCTGTTGACG CCGCGAACCGCAAGAAGCTTGCTGCAACTGAGCCCAAGCTCGTTCAGagcctcgtcgctctcatGGACAGTCAAAGCCTCAAGGTCCAGTGCCAAGCTGCTCTTGCGCTGAGGAACCTTGCCAGTGACG AAAAGTACCAGGTCGACATTGTCAAGGCCGATGGCCTCAAGCCTCTCCTCCGTCTTCTGCACTCGTCATACCTTCCTCTTGTCCTGTCGGCTGCGGCCTGTGTCCGCAATGTTTCAATCCATCCGGCAAACGAGTCTCCTATCATCGAGGCTGGCTTCCTGCAGCCTCTCATAGGTCTGCTCTCGTTtgacgagaacgaggaggtTCAGTGTCACGCTATTTCGACGCTCCGCAACCTTGCGGCAAGCAGCGAGAGCAACAAGGGCGCGATTGTTGAGGCTGGCGCTGTCGACCGGATCCAGGAGCTGGTCCTGCAGGTGCCGCTCGCTGTGCAGAGCGAGATGACCGCCTGCGTTGCTGTGCTTGCTCTGAGTG ACAACCTCAAGCCTCAGCTTCTCGAGATGGGCATCTGCGAGGTTCTCATCCCGCTTACCAGCTCACCAAGTGTAGAGGTCCAGGGTAACAGTGCTGCCGCTCTGGGTAACCTGTCTAGCAAGG CCGCTGAGGATTATGCTCCCTTCAACGCCGTGTGGAACAAGCCAGATGGGGGTCTCCATGCGTACCTAGTTCGCTTCCTCAGCAGCGCGGACACTACGTTCCAGCACATTGCTGTCTGG ACGATTGTCCAATtgctcgaggccaaggaccCCCAGCTCACCAACAACATCCGCAACTCGACCATACTCGTGTCCTCGATCCGGCAGCTGGCAGAGTctgcgccctcgccatctcACGGTGCTCGGGGCGGCCACATCTCGGACGATGACTacaacgaggacggcatgttcgaggatggcgagggcgagatcTACGGTCTTGCCAagcgcatcctcgagctaatcgacgagagcgacggcgcaggcggGCGGGACGGACAATTTAACGGAGAGGAGAGTGCGGGGGAGCACACTGAAGACCACGCGGCACTGCGGGCTAGTGTTCACCAGGCGCTGCGTGGTCAGTAA
- the RIT1 gene encoding uncharacterized protein (Rit1 N-terminal domain): MNADAKAVKKHAAQHDLFNRLHSIAADESFVKRVAQEWFDGRFKVVANQRCGTWYCDPETSSDEYAYFKSTDGHTLNWDFNLRRSNLALAVHAEEKGGFILVDSTRRGKRMPDGLSKTVPIWCAVVNRAIALRRQREGVPEREWDLMLYVPAQIVSPSERAQIEARLDAWAHLLETSVLPLPSLEKPLRPFFVHPSTSVPPTIPDGPDYTPIVCVSASRWVNGGTDEIPVATRVGEGPFTRTVAFDYVPGAGDDDELWGRGLKPAMYHSEKSWLLATPRDELPDAVDELVGEKGLAAAMQGTTLDDQRGGSADDFAGATAVSPGLVLDLGPPIRPGNEEVGKPVTTVFRIVEIEEPLKNAPHVLPLPSSGYTTVVAAIPSSRSKGKEFLLALDELRAHVTRMAEAGTVLLSPGREEELDAALKQHHAPQTDPPAVVTLSSAEHLLAGNLTSAKKLILPIAVSLLCSVPALGEELDDDEEVDKIVIADTLHKLVALWPDGNPPRAALKRVNEFLMSKRR; the protein is encoded by the exons ATGAACGCCGACGCAAAGGCGGTCAAGAAGCATGCGGCGCAGCATGACCTGTTCAATCGTCTGCACTCCATAGCAGCAGATGAGAGCTTTGTGAAACGCGTTGCTCAGGAATGGTTCGACGGGCGGTTCAAGGTTGTCG CAAACCAACGCTGCGGGACGTGGTACTGTGACCCCGAG ACAAGCTCGGATGAATATGCGTACTTCAAGTCGACGGACGGGCATACCTTG AACTGGGATTTCAACCTGCGCCGGTCCAACCTCGCCCTGGCAGTACACGCAGAGGAAAAAGGAGGATTCATCCTCGTAGactcgacgcggcgcggcaAG cgtATGCCGGACGGGCTCTCGAAGACTGTACCGATCTGGTGTGCGGTCGTGAACCGCGCCATTGCATTGCGTAGGCAACGCGAAGGCGTCCCAGAGAGGGAATGGGATCTGATGCTGTACGTGCCAGCCCAGATCGTGTCGCCGTCGGAGCGAGCCCAGATCGAAGCGCGTCTCGACGCATGggcgcacctcctcgaAACGTCTGTGCTGCCGCTCCCGTCCCTGGAGAAGCCTCTTCGCCCGTTCTTTGTGCACCCGTCAACTTCTGTGCCGCCCACCATTCCCGATGGTCCAGACTACACGCCCATCGTTTgcgtgtcggcgtcgcgaTGGGTCAACGGTGGCACGGACGAGATTCCCGTTGCCACGCGCGTCGGTGAGGGCCCGTTCACGCGGACAGTCGCGTTCGACTACGTCCCGGGTGCcggtgacgacgatgaACTGTGGGGCCGG GGACTCAAACCCGCCATGTACCATTCCGAGAAGAGCTGGCTGCTCGCGACtccgcgcgacgagctgccaGACGCGGTGGACGAACTTGTTGGCGAAAAGGGACTTGCGGCCGCCATGCAAGGAACGACATTGGATGATCAGAGAGGTGGGTCTGCGGACGACTTTGCGGGCGCAACAGCGGTTTCCCCtgggctcgtcctcgacctcgggccACCCATCCGACCTGGGAATGAGGAAGTCGGCAAGCCGGTCACTACAGTCTTCCGAATTGTCGAAATCGAGGAGCCGCTCAAGAATGCGCCACATGTTCTCCCGCTACCATCGTCTGGGTACACCACAGTGGTGGCAGCCATCCCCTCATCGCGGTCCAAAGGGAAAGAGTTCCTACTGGCTCTGGACGAGTTGCGGGCCCACGTTACTCGAATGGCGGAGGCAGGGACAGTTCTGCTCAGTCCAggccgagaggaggaaCTCGATGCAGCGCTTAAGCAGCACCACGCACCACAAACAGACCCTCCAGCCGTCGTTACCctctcgagcgccgagcATCTGCTCGCAGGCAACCTCACGTCAGCCAAGAagctcatcctccccaTCGCTGTTTCACTGTTGTGCTCGGTTCCAGCACTGGGTGAGGAActcgacgatgacgaggaggtggacAAGATCGTCATTGCCGACACGCTGCACAAGCTCGTTGCACTGTGGCCCGACGGCAAcccgcctcgcgccgcaCTGAAGCGCGTCAACGAGTTCCTCATGAGCAAGCGTCGGTAG
- the POP1 gene encoding uncharacterized protein (Ribonucleases P MRP protein subunit) yields the protein MAPKQQSNFGLSNGAKKPMRSIQKTEDLLKHNVHAKRRGQGKERGVLKGLHDLVKTSNNLPGFVSVERFAETRALEIAAMQNAIKAASAFCSSRAFQSLPRHLRRRAASHNPRRVPKRLRSRAAAEIDPGDMTDKIHRKKAKLRARGDLRGRSRTLQLRARQVHKRWLGSHIFHAKRFHMANIWGYRLGMTPTLKGFRAAYRAARRRAIMQDTSFVGVIELQGTQKDIIALLSKVSAGTFTGNKYDGGMRVAHISAYHFGTFPLGLIGPVDVLWQPAREDKGRTVWLRVHPSIFDEVWETMTTAISAHSDEFGALLVHDLRDTLESFEITGPLAGQVLSRSMRICNSEPEDKKRALASLLHGDPAECPDGMIVGFKVYDPRLSYPPARIQETPTLIQSPWETLQTPKGVSTELWDADVRTPLSKPRWKKSDLDARRHQLDVPGTRLSATVNDDRVPVILIKNTVQSQTPGQEASGFHSWTLLIPHGWSMAFLPSFVYCNARLAGVVERRNRCREAGVPSFPEHYSSVCHASDAWEAQQSQVDQVRWLRKPPGKRPEFSVLGTRWPFRPVWAEVLGDAGVTSAEETATNGQAELRTWLFNPALAPCVATLVAAEDPAVRLLECVNVFRQRRGMSQLPLSATQELFTSALCQVQVEMIGRGSPSDMATITELDAAERNIWLNAHAQDQNTAVQHSGASELLKLGEEHSDKGVIGFVTTGNISLTRGEGHGLGMVSLAGYHRLLVAARQSPQPELAVVKIKNRDGHIFRLASLTLVQ from the exons ATGGCTCCCAAACAGCAGAGTAATTTTGGGCTATCGAACGGTGCAAAGAAGCCCATGCGGAGCATCCAGAAGACCGAGGACCTACTCAAGCACAATGTGCATGCAAAGCGGCGGGGTCAAGGGAAGGAACGGGGCGTGCTGAAAGGCCTCCACGACCTGGTAAAGA CGTCGAACAACCTACCCGGATTTGTCTCTGTCGAGCGGTTTGCAGAG acaCGCGCTCTGGAAATCGCCGCCATGCAGAACGCAATCAAGGCTGCTTCTGCGTTCTGCTCATCGCGCGCTTTCCAATCGCTTCCGAGGCACCTgcgtcgccgcgcagctAGTCATAATCCGCGCCGCGTGCCGAAACGTCTGCGGAGCcgcgctgccgccgagATTGACCCTGGAGATATGACAGACAAAATCCACcgcaagaaggccaagctgCGCGCACGCGGAGACCTGCGAGGACGCAGTCGCACGCTCCAATTGCGCGCGCGACAGG TACACAAACGCTGGCTGGGGTCGCATATCTTCCACGCGAAGCGATTCCACATGGCTAACATCTGGGGTTATCGCCTGGGAATGACCCCGACGCTTAAGGGCTTCCGCGCGGCATACCGTGccgcgcgtcggcgcgcgaTCATGCAGGATACTAGCTTCGTGGGAGTTATAGAGCTGCAGGGCACTCAGAAGGACATCATCGCCCTTCTCTCAAAAGTCTCGGCGGGGACGTTCACGGGCAATAAATACGATGGAGGGATGCGCGTGGCCCATATCTCCGCCTATCATTTTGGCACGTTCCCTCTAGGTCTCATCGGCCCGGTGGACGTATTGTGGCAGCCTGCCAGGGAGGACAAAGGCCGCACTGTCTGGCTGCGGGTGCACCCCTCCATCTTTGACGAGGTGTGGGAGACGATGACGACTGCGATTTCGGCACACTCAGACGAGTTCGGGGCCCTTCTTGTTCACGACCTGCGTGACACACTCGAGTCTTTCGAGATCACTGGGCCCCTGGCAGGACAGGTACTCAGCCGTTCGATGCGGATCTGCAACTccgagcccgaggacaagaagcgcgCTCTTGCGTCTCTCCTTCACGGGGACCCGGCCGAGTGCCCAGACGGGATGATCGTGGGCTTCAAGGTGTACGACCCTCGGTTGTC TTATCCTCCTGCGCGCATACAAGAGACCCCCACCTTGATCCAGTCCCCCTGGGAGACTCTCCAGACTCCTAAGGGAGTGTCAACGGAGCTGTGGGATGCCGATGTGCGCACACCGCTTTCGAAGCCGCGGTGGAAAAAGTCAGatctcgacgcgcgccggcACCAGCTCGACGTGCCAGGTACTCGGCTCTCCGCAACAGTAAACGACGATCGTGTGCCTGTTATTCTCATTAAGAACACTGTGCAGAGCCAGACCCCAGGACAAGAGGCTTCGGGCTTCCATAGCTGGACACTCCTCATCCCGCATGGGTGGTCGATGGCGTTCCTCCCGTCGTTTGTCTACTGCAACGCTCGCTTGGCTGGTGTTGTGGAGCGCCGCAACCGGTGCCGCGAGGCTGGAGTTCCCTCATTCCCCGAACACTACTCGTCGGTCTGTCACGCGTCTGACGCGTGGGAGGCGCAACAATCTCAGGTAGACCAGGTGCGCTGGCTCCGCAAGCCGCCAGGTAAACGTCCCGAGTTCTCGGTGTTAGGGACCCGGTGGCCCTTCCGCCCAGTGTGGGCTGAGGTGCTGGGG GATGCTGGAGTGACCTCGGCTGAGGAAACTGCCACGAATGGTCAAGCCGAGCTCCGAACATGGCTGTTTAACCCCGCCCTTGCGCCTTGCGTCGCAACTctcgtcgcggccgaggacccGGCTGTTCGCCTTCTGGAGTGCGTGAACGTCTTCCGACAGCGTCGCGGAATGTCGCAGCTGCCACTGTCCGCCACGCAAGAGCTCTTCACCAGCGCTCTCTGCCAGGTTCAGGTTGAGATGATCGGGCGCGGCTCGCCATCCGACATGGCGACGatcaccgagctcgacgcggcTGAGCGGAACATTTGGCTTAacgcccacgcccaggACCAGAATACGGCAGTACAGCATagcggcgcgagcgagcTGCTGaagctgggcgaggagcacAGCGACAAGGGTGTGATCGGCTTTGTGACAACCGGCAACATCTCGCTCACTCGCGGCGAGGGACATGGACTTGGTATGGTTTCACTGGCCGGTTACCACCGCCTCCTGGTTGCTGCGCGTCAGTCCCCACAACCAGAGCTCGCAGTCGTCAAGATTAAAAACCGCGACGGACACATCTTCCGCCTCGCGTcgctcaccctcgtccaGTGA